A genomic stretch from Ictalurus punctatus breed USDA103 chromosome 2, Coco_2.0, whole genome shotgun sequence includes:
- the lratd1 gene encoding protein LRATD1 produces MGNQLDRITHLSYSELPTGDPSGVEKDELRVGVAYFFSDDEEELDDRSLERSPDEEGVVDTLDELEYSAFCCHECIFSKVRAREDLRVYPVPTLLSMCKPGDVLELVASAQAPHWAVFEGEDQVIHLHKGEIRKDSLFDVSGGRRGRIANDRYRFRPLPPDLVVRNASGHLGLNHADVCWTSSESFAAWCRFGKREFKAGGEAHSAGQRYLLKVHLSESTVHTLVFRSLEELIRERRRVDASGILEELSLLDGKQ; encoded by the coding sequence ATGGGCAACCAACTGGACCGGATCACACACCTGAGCTATAGCGAGCTACCCACTGGGGATCCGTCGGGCGTGGAGAAGGACGAGCTGCGCGTCGGCGTCGCGTATTTCTTTTCCGACGACGAGGAGGAGCTTGACGACCGGTCGCTCGAGCGCAGCCCGGACGAGGAAGGCGTCGTGGACACGCTGGATGAGCTCGAGTACTCGGCCTTCTGCTGTCACGAATGCATCTTCTCCAAGGTGCGCGCGCGCGAGGACCTGCGCGTGTACCCGGTGCCCACGCTGCTCTCCATGTGCAAGCCGGGCGACGTGCTCGAGCTGGTGGCGAGCGCTCAGGCGCCGCACTGGGCCGTGTTCGAAGGCGAGGACCAGGTGATCCACCTGCACAAGGGCGAGATCCGGAAGGACAGTCTGTTTGACGTGAGCGGCGGCCGCCGCGGGCGCATCGCTAACGACCGCTACCGCTTCCGGCCGCTGCCGCCCGACCTGGTGGTGCGCAACGCGAGCGGCCATCTGGGGCTAAACCACGCCGACGTGTGCTGGACGAGCTCGGAGAGCTTCGCCGCGTGGTGCCGCTTCGGCAAGCGCGAGTTCAAGGCGGGCGGCGAGGCGCACTCAGCCGGCCAGCGCTACCTGCTCAAGGTGCACCTCTCAGAGAGCACAGTGCACACGCTCGTCTTCCGCAGCCTCGAGGAGCTCATACGCGAGCGGAGGCGCGTGGACGCCAGCGGAATTCTGGAGGAGCTTTCACTGCTCGACGGAAAACAATGA